In Raphanus sativus cultivar WK10039 chromosome 5, ASM80110v3, whole genome shotgun sequence, the following proteins share a genomic window:
- the LOC108862332 gene encoding CBL-interacting serine/threonine-protein kinase 7 has translation MDSLPQQQNQSPPAKTLLGKYELGRRLGSGSFAKVHLARSISTSDLVAVKIIDKKRTIESNMEPRIIREIDAMRRLRDHPNILKIHEVMATKSKIYLVVELAVGGELFSRLLRRGRLPEPTARRYFQQLASALRFSHLHGVAHRDVKPQNLLLDEGGNLKVSDFGLSALPEHLREGLLHTACGTPAYTAPEVISRRGYDGGKADAWSCGVILYVLLVGYVPFDDSNIASMYRKIQRREYRFPSWISKQARSVIYQMLDPNPETRMSVESVMDTTWFKKSLTGSELDFNNILEPEPVLEKSSSGITAFDLISLSSGLDLSGLFEVKRKKERRFTAKVSAVEVEEKVKAIGERLGYVVKKTKKEVGLGRGRTEIVVEAVELAADVVVVEVKVVDGDEEDSRWSDLITELGDIVLSWHNDVM, from the coding sequence ATGGACTCTCTTCCTCAACAGCAAAACCAGTCACCTCCAGCGAAAACCCTCCTCGGAAAATACGAGCTCGGCCGCCGTCTCGGCAGCGGAAGCTTCGCGAAAGTCCATTTAGCCCGTTCCATCTCAACCAGCGACCTCGTCGCCGTCAAAATCATCGACAAGAAGCGAACCATCGAATCCAACATGGAGCCGAGGATCATCCGCGAGATAGACGCGATGCGTCGTCTCCGCGACCACCCCAACATCCTCAAGATCCACGAAGTCATGGCCACCAAATCCAAAATCTACCTCGTCGTGGAGCTCGCCGTCGGCGGCGAGCTTTTCTCCAGACTCCTCCGCCGCGGCCGTCTCCCCGAACCAACCGCTCGCCGCTACTTCCAGCAGCTCGCCTCCGCGCTCCGATTCTCCCACCTCCACGGCGTCGCTCACCGCGACGTAAAGCCGCAGAACCTCCTCTTGGACGAGGGAGGCAACCTCAAGGTCTCGGACTTCGGCCTGTCCGCTCTGCCGGAGCATCTCCGGGAAGGATTGCTCCACACGGCGTGCGGTACGCCGGCTTACACGGCTCCGGAGGTTATCTCGCGGCGAGGATACGACGGAGGGAAGGCTGACGCGTGGTCTTGTGGAGTGATACTGTACGTTCTTCTCGTTGGTTACGTTCCTTTCGATGATTCCAACATTGCTTCCATGTATCGGAAGATTCAACGGAGAGAGTATCGTTTCCCGAGCTGGATCTCGAAGCAAGCGAGATCTGTTATATATCAGATGCTTGATCCGAATCCTGAGACGAGGATGAGTGTAGAGTCTGTTATGGATACAACCTGGTTCAAGAAATCGTTAACCGGTTCTGAATTGGATTTTAATAATATCCTCGAACCGGAACCGGTTCTTGAGAAATCGAGTTCGGGGATTACGGCCTTTGATCTTATCTCGCTTTCATCGGGGTTGGATCTCTCCGGATTGTTTGAGGttaagagaaagaaagagaggagGTTCACGGCGAAGGTCTCCGCCGTGGAAGTAGAGGAGAAGGTGAAGGCGATTGGGGAGAGATTAGGTTACGTagtgaagaagacgaagaaagaAGTTGGATTAGGAAGAGGAAGAACGGAGATAGTTGTGGAAGCGGTGGAGTTAGCGGCGGATGTTGTGGTGGTTGAAGTGAAAGTAGTTgatggagatgaagaagacTCACGGTGGTCCGATTTGATTACAGAGCTTGGAGATATAGTTCTCTCATGGCACAATGACGTCATGTAA
- the LOC108862331 gene encoding pentatricopeptide repeat-containing protein At3g23020, whose translation MLLNLRLDGSSLHVLCSTKTIPIFPLDKLPSFKKVKQNYVPGTHDGSKGTHQRISRDYDRGGVSTIPREVISGRNLLIVNPIDTRIGKSRISDGFVGKKAKDAGFNGNCMVSKAHAKCSTKGLSYGGCIPAILEALDRIQNVGDALGPWEERLSNKERTIILKEQTRWERAVEIFEWFKSKECYELNVIHYNIMLRILGKARKWRYVQSLWEEMIRKGIKPINSTYGTLIDVYSKGGLKVHALCWLGKMSKIGMQPDEVTTGIVLQMYKKAREFQKAEDFFKKWSHGGGKEKKMESRVCLSSYTYNTMIDTYGKSGQIKEASETFKRMLEEGIVPTTVTFNTMIHMYGNNGQLGEVTSLMKTMKLQCLPDTRTYNILISLHTKNNDIERAGAYFKEMKDAGLKPDPVSYRTLLYALSIRHMVEEAEELVWEMDDNDVEIDEYTQSALTRMYIEAEMLEKSWSWFQRFHLTGKMSSEGYSANIDAYGERGYLTEAERVFICCQEVNKRTVIEYNVMIKAYGIGKSCEKACDLFESMMSYGVTPDKCTYNTLVQILASSDMPHKARSYLEKMRETGYVSDCIPYCAVISSFVKLGQLNMAEEVYKEMVDFNIEPDVVVYGVLINAFADTGNVQEAMSYVEAMRKAGITGNSVIQSSLIKLYTKVGYLNEAEAIYRELLESCNTTQYPDVYTSNCMINLYSERSMVRKAEAIFESMKQRGEANEFSFAMMLCMYKKNGRFEEATQVAKQMREMKILTVPLSYNSVLGLYALDGRFKEAVEIFKEMVASGVRPDDSTFKSLGTILIKLGLSKKAVRKMEEVRKQEIKRGLELWISTLSSLVGIQSSNEDCDEL comes from the coding sequence ATGTTGTTGAATCTTCGTCTCGATGGAAGTAGCTTACACGTTCTCTGTTCCACCAAAACAATACCTATCTTCCCTCTGGACAAGCTCCCATCTTTCAAGAAAGTGAAGCAGAACTACGTACCAGGAACCCACGACGGCAGCAAGGGGACACACCAAAGAATCAGCAGAGACTACGACCGTGGAGGTGTTAGTACTATTCCCCGTGAAGTTATCTCCGGAAGAAACTTACTTATCGTAAACCCAATTGATACCCGCATCGGAAAGTCAAGGATTAGTGATGGGTTTGTTGGCAAGAAGGCTAAAGATGCTGGATTTAACGGAAACTGTATGGTTAGTAAAGCGCACGCCAAGTGTTCGACGAAAGGTCTGAGTTACGGAGGATGTATTCCCGCTATTCTAGAGGCTCTGGATCGTATTCAGAATGTTGGCGACGCGTTAGGTCCGTGGGAGGAGAGGCTTAGCAACAAGGAGAGGACGATTATCTTGAAAGAGCAGACGCGGTGGGAGAGAGCGGTAGAGATTTTCGAGTGGTTTAAGAGCAAAGAATGCTATGAGCTGAACGTGATTCATTACAATATCATGCTTAGGATTCTTGGGAAAGCTCGTAAATGGAGGTATGTTCAGAGTTTGTGGGAAGAGATGATCAGAAAAGGCATCAAGCCGATTAATTCAACCTATGGGACTCTCATTGATGTTTATAGCAAAGGTGGGCTTAAAGTACATGCCCTTTGTTGGCTAGGGAAGATGAGTAAGATAGGGATGCAGCCTGACGAAGTCACAACGGGTATCGTTCTTCAAATGTATAAAAAGGCAAGAGAGTTTCAAAAAGCAGAGGACTTTTTCAAGAAATGGTCGCACGGCGGCggcaaagagaagaagatggagtCGCGTGTTTGCTTGAGCTCTTATACTTACAATACGATGATCGATACGTATGGTAAATCGGGACAGATCAAAGAGGCTTCGGAGACGTTCAAGAGGATGCTAGAAGAAGGGATTGTGCCAACCACAGTGACTTTTAACACCATGATTCATATGTATGGCAACAACGGCCAGCTTGGAGAGGTGACTTCCTTGATGAAAACGATGAAGCTTCAGTGCTTACCTGACACAAGAACATACAACATTCTCATCTCGCTTCACACCAAGAACAACGATATCGAAAGAGCAGGAGCTTACTTCAAAGAAATGAAAGACGCCGGGCTTAAACCAGACCCTGTAAGTTACCGAACCCTCCTTTACGCGTTGTCGATAAGACATATGGTTGAGGAAGCTGAAGAGCTTGTATGGGAGATGGATGATAACGATGTCGAGATCGATGAGTATACGCAGTCTGCTCTCACTAGGATGTATATAGAAGCGGAGATGCTTGAGAAATCATGGTCTTGGTTCCAAAGGTTTCATCTCACGGGTAAAATGAGCTCTGAAGGCTATTCAGCCAACATTGACGCATATGGCGAGCGTGGATATCTAACAGAAGCCGAGAGAGTGTTTATCTGCTGCCAAGAAGTGAACAAGAGAACGGTTATTGAGTACAATGTGATGATCAAAGCGTATGGAATCGGTAAAAGCTGTGAAAAGGCTTGTGACTTATTTGAGAGCATGATGAGTTACGGCGTCACGCCGGATAAGTGCACGTACAACACTCTCGTCCAGATCCTTGCGAGCTCCGACATGCCTCATAAAGCCAGATCGTACCTGGAGAAAATGAGAGAGACGGGTTACGTGAGCGATTGCATACCGTACTGCGCTGTGATATCGAGCTTTGTGAAACTTGGTCAGCTCAATATGGCAGAGGAAGTGTACAAAGAGATGGTTGACTTCAATATTGAGCCTGATGTTGTTGTCTATGGAGTGTTGATCAATGCTTTTGCGGATACTGGAAACGTTCAAGAAGCTATGAGTTATGTAGAAGCGATGAGAAAAGCTGGAATTACAGGGAACTCTGTTATACAGAGTTCACTGATTAAGCTCTACACTAAAGTCGGGTACTTGAACGAAGCTGAAGCTATCTACAGAGAGCTTCTTGAATCATGTAACACGACGCAGTATCCAGACGTGTACACATCAAACTGTATGATCAACCTGTACAGCGAAAGATCGATGGTGAGAAAAGCGGAAGCGATATTCGAGAGCATGAAACAGAGAGGAGAAGCAAACGAGTTCAGTTTTGCTATGATGCTATGTATGTACAAGAAGAACGGCAGGTTCGAAGAAGCGACTCAGGTAGCGAAACAGATGAGGGAGATGAAGATTCTCACTGTTCCTTTGAGTTACAACAGTGTTCTTGGTTTATACGCTTTGGACGGGAGGTTTAAAGAAGCTGTTGAGATTTTTAAAGAGATGGTTGCGTCCGGGGTTAGACCAGATGACTCGACGTTTAAGTCGCTTGGGACCATACTGATCAAACTCGGCTTGTCGAAGAAAGCTGTCCGTAAGATGGAAGAAGTGAGGAAACAAGAGATCAAGAGAGGTTTGGAGTTATGGATCTCcactctctcttctcttgttgGGATTCAAAGCAGTAACGAAGATTGCGATGagctttag
- the LOC108862333 gene encoding F-box/kelch-repeat protein At3g13680-like isoform X1, whose translation MRLLKLGRRMTTMSDLAPELVGEILARVPITFLRAVRSTCKSWDSLSENLIFGKAVARKQLLGFMTMDYMLCSVIFDLQGVRNGFIDISLNEIERFNRNKIDKVFHCDGLVLCVISDHAKILVWNPYLAQTRLITPIESFIKTTDQYALGHDSNGNQKILKFSVCREAAYNYDTHYEIYDFSSDSWKVVWPLGPRDWSIPPCQCGLSLKGNTYFIASSIKGLACFLLCFDFTRERFGQLQLPFHTSGYPVTLSCAWEEQLAVLYLEKEDEILEIWVTDKIECNTVSWSKFFKVSISIKPFNVYALGFFIDEEKRVAAVFAQGKKKIERYLQNSLHHWRRSMFKICENWGIS comes from the exons ATG CGTTTGTTGAAACTTGGAAGAAGAATGACGACTATGTCCGATCTTGCACCGGAATTGGTTGGGGAGATACTCGCTAGGGTTCCAATAACATTTCTGAGAGCAGTGCGATCTACTTGCAAATCATGGGATAGTCTGTCCGAAAACTTGATTTTCGGTAAAGCAGTAGCAAGAAAGCAGCTTCTAGGGTTCATGACGATGGATTATATGCTTTGCTCAGTGATATTCGATCTCCAAGGAGTCCGCAACGGCTTTATCGATATATCTTTAAATGAGATAGAGAGATTTAATCGCAACAAGATAGATAAAGTGTTCCACTGTGACGGTTTAGTGTTATGTGTCATCAGTGACCATGCGAAGATCTTGGTGTGGAATCCGTATTTGGCGCAAACAAGGTTGATTACACCTATAGAAAGCTTCATCAAAACCACTGACCAGTATGCACTTGGACATGACAGCAACGGTAACCAAAAGATCTTGAAATTTTCTGTTTGTCGCGAAGCTGCGTATAATTATGATACGCATTATGAGATCTACGATTTTAGCTCGGATTCATGGAAGGTTGTTTGGCCTTTAGGTCCTAGGGACTGGAGTATTCCACCATGCCAATGCGGCCTTTCTTTGAAGGGAAATACTTACTTTATTGCTTCTAGTATAAAAGGACTAGCTtgttttttactctgttttgattttacaaGAGAGAGATTCGGACAGCTTCAACTTCCTTTTCACACTTCTGGATATCCTGTGACCCTGTCCTGTGCTTGGGAAGAGCAGCTCGCGGTGCTCTATTTAGAGAAAGAAGATGAGATATTGGAGATTTGGGTTACGGATAAGATCGAGTGCAACACAGTGTCGTGGAGCAAGTTTTTCAAAGTGTCTATTAGTATCAAACCATTCAATGTTTATGCACTTGGCTTCTTCATTGACGAGGAGAAGAGAGTTGCTGCGGTTTTTGCccaaggcaaaaaaaaaatcgaacgGTACCTACAAAACAGCTTACATCATTGGAGAAGATCAATGTTTAAAATCTGTGAGAACTGGGGAATCTCTTAA
- the LOC108862333 gene encoding F-box/kelch-repeat protein At3g13680-like isoform X2, whose amino-acid sequence MTTMSDLAPELVGEILARVPITFLRAVRSTCKSWDSLSENLIFGKAVARKQLLGFMTMDYMLCSVIFDLQGVRNGFIDISLNEIERFNRNKIDKVFHCDGLVLCVISDHAKILVWNPYLAQTRLITPIESFIKTTDQYALGHDSNGNQKILKFSVCREAAYNYDTHYEIYDFSSDSWKVVWPLGPRDWSIPPCQCGLSLKGNTYFIASSIKGLACFLLCFDFTRERFGQLQLPFHTSGYPVTLSCAWEEQLAVLYLEKEDEILEIWVTDKIECNTVSWSKFFKVSISIKPFNVYALGFFIDEEKRVAAVFAQGKKKIERYLQNSLHHWRRSMFKICENWGIS is encoded by the coding sequence ATGACGACTATGTCCGATCTTGCACCGGAATTGGTTGGGGAGATACTCGCTAGGGTTCCAATAACATTTCTGAGAGCAGTGCGATCTACTTGCAAATCATGGGATAGTCTGTCCGAAAACTTGATTTTCGGTAAAGCAGTAGCAAGAAAGCAGCTTCTAGGGTTCATGACGATGGATTATATGCTTTGCTCAGTGATATTCGATCTCCAAGGAGTCCGCAACGGCTTTATCGATATATCTTTAAATGAGATAGAGAGATTTAATCGCAACAAGATAGATAAAGTGTTCCACTGTGACGGTTTAGTGTTATGTGTCATCAGTGACCATGCGAAGATCTTGGTGTGGAATCCGTATTTGGCGCAAACAAGGTTGATTACACCTATAGAAAGCTTCATCAAAACCACTGACCAGTATGCACTTGGACATGACAGCAACGGTAACCAAAAGATCTTGAAATTTTCTGTTTGTCGCGAAGCTGCGTATAATTATGATACGCATTATGAGATCTACGATTTTAGCTCGGATTCATGGAAGGTTGTTTGGCCTTTAGGTCCTAGGGACTGGAGTATTCCACCATGCCAATGCGGCCTTTCTTTGAAGGGAAATACTTACTTTATTGCTTCTAGTATAAAAGGACTAGCTtgttttttactctgttttgattttacaaGAGAGAGATTCGGACAGCTTCAACTTCCTTTTCACACTTCTGGATATCCTGTGACCCTGTCCTGTGCTTGGGAAGAGCAGCTCGCGGTGCTCTATTTAGAGAAAGAAGATGAGATATTGGAGATTTGGGTTACGGATAAGATCGAGTGCAACACAGTGTCGTGGAGCAAGTTTTTCAAAGTGTCTATTAGTATCAAACCATTCAATGTTTATGCACTTGGCTTCTTCATTGACGAGGAGAAGAGAGTTGCTGCGGTTTTTGCccaaggcaaaaaaaaaatcgaacgGTACCTACAAAACAGCTTACATCATTGGAGAAGATCAATGTTTAAAATCTGTGAGAACTGGGGAATCTCTTAA
- the LOC108857105 gene encoding auxin-responsive protein IAA2, giving the protein MAYEKVNEINLKDTELRLGLPGTEKVKEEQDVSCVRSIKRQYQSDNEEESTPPTKTQIVGWPPVRSYRKNNNSVSYVKVSMDGAPYLRKIDLKTYKNYPELLRELENMFKCTIGEYNEREGYNGSEVVPTYEDKDGDWMLVGDVPWDMFSSSCKRLRIMKGPDALALDSGL; this is encoded by the exons atGGCGTACGAGAAAGTCAATGAGATTAACCTTAAGGACACAGAGCTTCGTCTTGGATTACCTGGAACAGAGAAAGTTAAGGAAGAACAAGATGTTTCTTGTGTTAGAAGCATCAAGCGTCAATATCAAAGCGATAACGAGGAAGAATCTACACCTCCTACGAA AACTCAAATCGTTGGTTGGCCTCCGGTGAGATCTTACCGTAAGAACAACAACAGTGTGAGCTATGTGAAAGTGAGTATGGACGGAGCTCCATACCTACGTAAAATCgatctcaaaacatataaaaactatCCAGAGCTTCTCAGGGAGTTAGAGAACATGTTCAAGTGCACAATAGGTGAATACAACGAAAGAGAAGGGTACAACGGATCTGAAGTTGTACCAACGTACGAGGATAAAGATGGAGACTGGATGTTGGTTGGTGATGTTCCATGGGATATGTTCTCTTCCTCTTGTAAGAGACTCAGAATCATGAAAGGACCTGATGCTCTCGCTTTAGACTCTGGCTTATGA